From one Brachypodium distachyon strain Bd21 chromosome 4, Brachypodium_distachyon_v3.0, whole genome shotgun sequence genomic stretch:
- the LOC106865378 gene encoding uncharacterized protein LOC106865378 isoform X1: MLRFYKREISPLLPSSCRYVPTCSEYSMQAYKRYGVAKGTILTAWCLCRCNPLSEGQTLGFEISFRSPSIPCEANNLTISSRWNYQSFTFQKLHPWIKSASEQMDCWNKESTNSSHSCHLTRQIISECFFSHVFTVALRKRRKLTT; this comes from the exons ATGCTAAGATTCTACAAAA GAGAGATATCACCCTTACTACCTTCAAGCTGCCGTTATGTGCCAACATGCAGCGAGTACTCTATGCAGGCGTACAAAAGGTACGGGGTTGCAAAGGGTACAATCTTGACAGCATGGTGTCTGTGCCGTTGTAACCCTCTAA GTGAGGGGCAAACACTTGGATTTGAGATATCATTTCGTTCTCCATCCATTCCATGTGAAGCCAACAACCTCACCATTTCTAGCCGTTGGAACTATCAAAGCTTTACATTCCAGAAG CTCCACCCTTGGATCAAATCTGCAAGCGAACAGATGGATTGTTGGAATAAAGAAAGTACAAATTCAAGCCACTCGTGCCATCTTACGAGGCAGATTATATCAGAGTGTTTCTTCAGTCATGTGTTCACAGTAGCTCTGAGAAAAAGGCGCAAATTGACCACATGA
- the LOC106865378 gene encoding uncharacterized protein LOC106865378 isoform X2, which produces MAYVGEISPLLPSSCRYVPTCSEYSMQAYKRYGVAKGTILTAWCLCRCNPLSEGQTLGFEISFRSPSIPCEANNLTISSRWNYQSFTFQKLHPWIKSASEQMDCWNKESTNSSHSCHLTRQIISECFFSHVFTVALRKRRKLTT; this is translated from the exons ATGGCATACGTGG GAGAGATATCACCCTTACTACCTTCAAGCTGCCGTTATGTGCCAACATGCAGCGAGTACTCTATGCAGGCGTACAAAAGGTACGGGGTTGCAAAGGGTACAATCTTGACAGCATGGTGTCTGTGCCGTTGTAACCCTCTAA GTGAGGGGCAAACACTTGGATTTGAGATATCATTTCGTTCTCCATCCATTCCATGTGAAGCCAACAACCTCACCATTTCTAGCCGTTGGAACTATCAAAGCTTTACATTCCAGAAG CTCCACCCTTGGATCAAATCTGCAAGCGAACAGATGGATTGTTGGAATAAAGAAAGTACAAATTCAAGCCACTCGTGCCATCTTACGAGGCAGATTATATCAGAGTGTTTCTTCAGTCATGTGTTCACAGTAGCTCTGAGAAAAAGGCGCAAATTGACCACATGA